From the Salarias fasciatus chromosome 16, fSalaFa1.1, whole genome shotgun sequence genome, one window contains:
- the agr1 gene encoding anterior gradient 1 produces MARSLKRQAAMLPWVLLALFISSCSSVGANEEKTVRNRSQFSRGWGQNIRWLKDYNAGLDALKKTHKPLMVIHHLDGCPHSQALKKAFVADKAIQKMAKESFVMLNVVEETGDPNLAPDGHYVPRILFIDPTLTVRTEITGKHSGNLYTYTPDDMELLAENMKKAKTLLHNEL; encoded by the exons ATGGCAAG GTCTCTGAAAAGACAGGCAGCGATGCTTCCCTGGGTTCTGCTCGCTCTGTTcatctccagctgttcctctgttGGAGCAAACGAGGAGAAAACTGTCAGAAACAGGTCTCAGTTTTCAAGAG GATGGGGACAGAATATCAGATGGCTGAAGGATTATAATGCAGGCCTGGATGCACTGAAGAAGAC CCATAAACCCCTGATGGTCATTCATCATCTGGACGGCTGCCCGCACAGCCAAG CACTGAAGAAGGCCTTTGTTGCTGATAAAGCCATTCAGAAAATGGCCAAAGAGAGTTTTGTCATGCTCAATGTGGTG GAAGAAACTGGGGATCCAAATCTGGCTCCTGATGGGCACTATGTTCCCAGAATCCTCTTTATCG ATCCAACTTTAACAGTTCGGACTGaaatcacaggaaaacacagtgGAAATCTGTACACCTATACTCCGGACGACATGGAGTTAT tggctgaaaacatgaagaaagccAAAACTCTGCTTCACAATGAGCTGTAA